The Calliphora vicina chromosome 3, idCalVici1.1, whole genome shotgun sequence genome contains a region encoding:
- the LOC135954771 gene encoding peritrophin-44, translated as MKALQLMVVFVLSVALITIIAAQNSDYTKLCRLFKNNTKIRVPGSCHQYIVCNGDSGDIFSCANNLKYSAKDQKCMNDFTDSKRICENRCTGVKDGTWVADPTNCHGYYYCQNGKALASSCERQYYFEEKPTPMCVYPRYSTCIDVNNICELVADNTQFRNEMDCSQYYKCAKNILSPSTNCTKSFYFDVETQNCKERKYVKCNAHPINHVCLGKVGKKADGGSCRGYFLCAYMGTHAYDAQPVWLECPAGTFFSEEAKSCVDPTEVKCDHNRCDGRGKMLVNSSQNNCRNYIECENNKEVKEGTCGRSYFFDEHLQACVPNIIYFKCCDQPDTH; from the exons ATGAAAG CATTACAGCTTATGGTGGTGTTTGTTTTGTCTGTTGCTCTAATAACAATAATTGCGGCCCAAAACTCGGACTACACAAAACTCTGTCGCTtattcaaaaataatacaaaaatacgtGTCCCCGGATCATGTCATCAATATATTGTGTGTAATGGCGATAGCGGTGATATCTTTAGCTgtgcaaacaatttaaaatacagTGCAAAAGACCAGAAGTGTATGAATGATTTTACGGACAGCAAACGAATATGCGAAAATCGTTGTACGGGTGTTAAGGATGGCACTTGGGTGGCAGATCCAACCAATTGTCATGGCTACTACTACTGCCAAAATGGTAAAGCCTTAGCTAGTAGCTGTGAGCGGCAATACTATTTCGAGGAGAAACCCACACCAATGTGTGTTTATCCCAGATACTCGACGTGTATAGATGTGAATAACATTTGTGAACTTGTAGCAGATAATACGCAATTTCGCAATGAGATGGATTGCTCGCAATACTATAAGTGTGCGAAAAACATACTATCACCATCTACTAATTGCACTAAATCTTTTTACTTTGATGTGGAAACTCAAAACTGTAAGGAAAGAAAATATGTCAAATGTAATGCCCATCCTATAAACCATGTATGCTTGGGAAAGGTTGGCAAAAAAGCGGATGGTGGTTCATGTCGTGGTTACTTTCTTTGTGCTTACATGGGTACACATGCATATGACGCGCAACCAGTTTGGTTGGAATGTCCCGCAGGTACGTTTTTCAGTGAAGAAGCAAAGAGTTGTGTGGATCCAACAGAAGTTAAGTGTGATCATAACCGCTGCGACGGCCGTGGCAAAATGTTGGTTAACAGTTCACAAAACAATTGTCGAAATTATATTGAGTGCGAAAATAATAAGGAAGTGAAAGAGGGCACCTGTGGCAGAAGTTACTTTTTCGACGAGCATTTACAAGCATGCGTAcccaatattatttattttaaatgttgtgACCAACCGGATACgcattaa
- the mTerf3 gene encoding transcription termination factor 3, mitochondrial, with the protein MLILRNLRILTNLTKNNLPKRYLRGLPQRRVESVAVPTTTKAEEEKDEIKLAQKELADLTGGLSVEQLRELLKPQTSKHAKLPENTDEVQLTTESTKQALLPTYNLAAYVDKSELLQQFIQLGVDLSAIERRKGLPEFVLQLQLEQDVKPRLLFLKDQGVPAERFGELITKNPLIFKVDLDDMQTRVNYLESKRFSKTQIQRIITLNPYWLMFSTQRIDKRLGYFQKEFALKGDDVRFLASKLPRLITYNMEHIRQATFCIREEMGFTKDEIKCLLLSKPRLLMLKSDDLIERFAYAHQEMQLSHQMILQQPEILTSREFRLRERHEFLKMLGRAQYDPEKDMYISPKSLVEGNNHYFVRNVSKSDMETFELFLKTR; encoded by the exons atGTTAATATtacgaaatttaagaattttaacaaatttaactaaaaataatttgccTAAGCGTTACTTAAGAGGTTTACCTCAACGTAGAGTGGAATCCGTAGCCGTACCCACAACCACAAAAGCTGAGGAAGAGAAGGATGAAATAAAATTAGCGCAAAAAGAATTAGCCGACTTGACGGGTGGTCTTAGTGTGGAACAACTTAGGGAATTATTAAAACCACAGACAAGTAAACATGCCAAATTACCCGAAAATACTGACGAAGTGCAGCTAACAACTGAGTCCACCAAACAGGCTCTACTGCCCACCTACAACTTAGCGGCTTATGTAGATAAATCAGAATTACTGCAACAATTCATACAGTTGGGTGTAGATTTAAGTGCCATTGAAAGACGCAAGGGCTTGCCCGAATTTGTACTGCAGCTACAGCTAGAACAAGATGTTAAACCCCGCTTACTCTTTCTAAAGGATCAGGGAGTGCCGGCCGAAAGATTTGGtgaattaattacaaaaaatccTTTAATATTTAAAGTGGATTTAGATGACATGCAAACTAGGGTAAATTATTTGGAATCTAAGCGGTTTAGTAAAACACAAATCCAGCGTATAATTACCCTAAATCCCTACTGGTTAATGTTCTCAACTCAGCGTATTGATAAAAGACTGGGCTACTTTCAAAAGGAATTCGCTTTGAAAGGAGATGATGTACGTTTTCTGGCAAGTAAACTGCCACGCTTGATAACCTACAATATGGAACACATACGTCAGGCAACGTTTTGTATACGCGAGGAAATGGGTTTCACTAAAGAtgaaatcaaatgtttacttttGAGTAAGCCCAGATTGTTGATGTTAA aatctGATGACCTTATAGAACGTTTTGCCTATGCCCACCAAGAAATGCAATTGTCCCATCAAATGATTTTGCAACAACCCGAAATTTTAACCTCACGTGAATTTCGTTTACGTGAAcgccatgaatttttaaaaatgttgggtAGAGCTCAATACGATCCGGAAAAGGACATGTATATTTCTCCTAAATCTTTGGTAGAGGGTAATAATCATTATTTTGTACGTAATGTTTCCAAAAGTGATATGGAAacatttgaattgtttttgaaaactcgataa